The following proteins are co-located in the Larus michahellis chromosome 9, bLarMic1.1, whole genome shotgun sequence genome:
- the CKMT1A gene encoding creatine kinase U-type, mitochondrial isoform X1, whose protein sequence is MAGTFARALSSRRSAGLLAMVGAGSLAAGFLLARDSVSAGDRQRRRYPPSAEYPDLRKHNNCMASNLTPAIYARLCDKATPNGWTLDQCIQTGVDNPGHPFIKTVGMVAGDEETYEVFADLFDPVIQERHNGYNPRTMKHVTDLDATKIKFGHFDERYVLSSRVRTGRSIRGLSLPPACTRAERREVEKVTVEALNGLTGDLAGRYYRLSEMTEKEQQQLIDDHFLFDKPVSPLLTAAGMARDWPDARGIWHNNEKTFLIWINEEDHTRVISMEKGGNMKRVFERFCRGLKEVERLIQERGWEFMWNERLGYILTCPSNLGTGLRAGVHIKLPLLSKDSRFPKILENLRLQKRGTGGVDTAATGNVFDISNLDRLGKSEVELVQLVIDGVNYLIDCERRLEKGQDIRVPAAVPQFRH, encoded by the exons ATGGCCGGCACCTTCGCCCGCGCCCTCTCCTCCCGCCGCTCCGCCGGCCTCCTGGCCATGGTGGGCGCCGGCTCCCTCGCCGCCGGCTTCCTGCTCGCCCGGGACTCGGTCAGCGCGGGCGACCGGCAGCGGCGGCGATACCCGCCCAG CGCCGAGTACCCCGACCTGCGGAAACACAACAACTGCATGGCCAGCAACCTGACGCCAGCCATCTATGCCAGGCTGTGTGACAAAGCAACCCCAAATGGCTGGACCTTGGACCAGTGCATCCAGACGGGTGTTGACAACCCCGGCCACCCCTTCATCAAGACTGTGGGCATGGTAGCTGGCGACGAAGAAACCTACGAG GTGTTTGCAGACCTGTTTGACCCCGTGATTCAGGAGCGGCACAACGGATACAACCCCCGCACCATGAAGCACGTCACAGACCTGGATGCCACCAAG ATAAAGTTTGGCCACTTCGACGAGCGCTATGTGCTCTCGTCCCGGGTGCGGACTGGGCGCAGCATCCGTGGGCTGAGCCTGCCGCCAGCCTGCACCCGTGCCGAGCGGCGAGAGGTGGAGAAGGTGACAGTGGAGGCGCTGAACGGCCTCACCGGAGACCTGGCGGGACGGTACTACCGGCTCAGTGAGATGACGGAGAAGGAGCAACAGCAGCTCATTGAT GACCACTTCCTCTTCGACAAGCCAGTGTCCCCGCtcctgacggcagcaggaatggcCCGGGACTGGCCCGACGCCCGAGGGATCTG GCACAACAACGAGAAGACCTTCCTCATCTGGATCAACGAGGAGGACCACACGCGCGTCATCTCCATGGAGAAGGGTGGCAACATGAAGCGCGTCTTTGAGCGGTTCTGTCGGGGCCTGAAGGAG GTGGAGCGGCTAATCCAGGAGCGTGGCTGGGAGTTCATGTGGAACGAGAGGCTGGGCTACATCCTGACCTGCCCCTCCAACCTGGGCACCGGGCTGCGAGCGGGCGTCCACATCAAGCTGCCGCTGCTCAGCAAG GACAGCCGCTTCCCTAAGATCCTGGAGAACCTCCGGCTACAGAAGCGTGGGACGGGCGGTGTGGACACTGCGGCTACAGGCAATGTCTTTGACATCTCCAACCTGGACCGGCTGGGGAAGTcagag GTGGAGTTGGTGCAGCTGGTGATAGACGGCGTGAACTACCTGATTGACTGTGAGCGGCGGCTGGAGAAGGGGCAGGACATCCGCGTTCCCGCCGCGGTGCCGCAGTTCCGGCACTGA
- the CKMT1A gene encoding creatine kinase U-type, mitochondrial isoform X2, which produces MPGAAFPCPAAFAAADQQSSLTSLPYPRLLKGLCGAGAQALACPGPKGLISLSSRSAEYPDLRKHNNCMASNLTPAIYARLCDKATPNGWTLDQCIQTGVDNPGHPFIKTVGMVAGDEETYEVFADLFDPVIQERHNGYNPRTMKHVTDLDATKIKFGHFDERYVLSSRVRTGRSIRGLSLPPACTRAERREVEKVTVEALNGLTGDLAGRYYRLSEMTEKEQQQLIDDHFLFDKPVSPLLTAAGMARDWPDARGIWHNNEKTFLIWINEEDHTRVISMEKGGNMKRVFERFCRGLKEVERLIQERGWEFMWNERLGYILTCPSNLGTGLRAGVHIKLPLLSKDSRFPKILENLRLQKRGTGGVDTAATGNVFDISNLDRLGKSEVELVQLVIDGVNYLIDCERRLEKGQDIRVPAAVPQFRH; this is translated from the exons ATGCCAGGGGCTGCCTTCCCGTGCCCGGCTGCCTTCGCTGCTGCGGACCAGCAGAGCAGCTTGACCTCCCTCCCCTACCCACGCCTGCTCaagggtctctgtggggcaggggcacaAGCGCTGGCGTGCCCTGGCCCCAAAGGACTCATCAGTCTCTCCTCCCGCAGCGCCGAGTACCCCGACCTGCGGAAACACAACAACTGCATGGCCAGCAACCTGACGCCAGCCATCTATGCCAGGCTGTGTGACAAAGCAACCCCAAATGGCTGGACCTTGGACCAGTGCATCCAGACGGGTGTTGACAACCCCGGCCACCCCTTCATCAAGACTGTGGGCATGGTAGCTGGCGACGAAGAAACCTACGAG GTGTTTGCAGACCTGTTTGACCCCGTGATTCAGGAGCGGCACAACGGATACAACCCCCGCACCATGAAGCACGTCACAGACCTGGATGCCACCAAG ATAAAGTTTGGCCACTTCGACGAGCGCTATGTGCTCTCGTCCCGGGTGCGGACTGGGCGCAGCATCCGTGGGCTGAGCCTGCCGCCAGCCTGCACCCGTGCCGAGCGGCGAGAGGTGGAGAAGGTGACAGTGGAGGCGCTGAACGGCCTCACCGGAGACCTGGCGGGACGGTACTACCGGCTCAGTGAGATGACGGAGAAGGAGCAACAGCAGCTCATTGAT GACCACTTCCTCTTCGACAAGCCAGTGTCCCCGCtcctgacggcagcaggaatggcCCGGGACTGGCCCGACGCCCGAGGGATCTG GCACAACAACGAGAAGACCTTCCTCATCTGGATCAACGAGGAGGACCACACGCGCGTCATCTCCATGGAGAAGGGTGGCAACATGAAGCGCGTCTTTGAGCGGTTCTGTCGGGGCCTGAAGGAG GTGGAGCGGCTAATCCAGGAGCGTGGCTGGGAGTTCATGTGGAACGAGAGGCTGGGCTACATCCTGACCTGCCCCTCCAACCTGGGCACCGGGCTGCGAGCGGGCGTCCACATCAAGCTGCCGCTGCTCAGCAAG GACAGCCGCTTCCCTAAGATCCTGGAGAACCTCCGGCTACAGAAGCGTGGGACGGGCGGTGTGGACACTGCGGCTACAGGCAATGTCTTTGACATCTCCAACCTGGACCGGCTGGGGAAGTcagag GTGGAGTTGGTGCAGCTGGTGATAGACGGCGTGAACTACCTGATTGACTGTGAGCGGCGGCTGGAGAAGGGGCAGGACATCCGCGTTCCCGCCGCGGTGCCGCAGTTCCGGCACTGA